One genomic segment of Drosophila melanogaster chromosome 3R includes these proteins:
- the Spec2 gene encoding Spec2, with product MASTGEIWLQWFSCCFQQQRSPSRRPHQRLRIDRSMIGNPTNFVHTGHIGSADVELSANRLNAISTQMQSKGGYETNSIHSLHAC from the exons ATGGCCAGCACCGGCGAGATCTGGCTGCAGTGGTTTTCGTGCTGCTTCCAGCAGCAGCGCTCGCCCTCCCGCCGCCCACACCAACGCCTGCGCATCGACCGGTCCATGATCGGCAATCCCACCAACTTCGTCCACACGGGCCACATCGGATCCGCGGACGTGGAGCTGTCGGCCAACCGCCTCAACGCGATCTCCACCCAGATGCAGAGCAAAGGCGGCTACGAGACCAACTCGATACACTCGCTACAT GCCTGCTGA
- the Dph4 gene encoding diphthamide biosynthesis 4, isoform B, producing MPDFYELLNVPSTASFDEIKCSYKQLILQCHPDKLRQLDDPNPGSEAQNSDFNAINAAWNTLKDPIRRKHYDAELLQSKFRAHSNIYATVVLSEMQRIQVEIEEDDDEAPAPSAPPPCQASESESESEANKGPATMWSYAYDCRCGGQYLFDGPADDDESPEVIVECNECSLVIIVKQAASCK from the coding sequence ATGCCCGACTTCTATGAACTCTTGAATGTGCCATCCACGGCCAGTTTCGATGAGATCAAGTGCAGCTACAAACAATTGATACTACAATGTCATCCCGACAAATTGCGACAGCTCGATGACCCAAATCCGGGATCGGAGGCCCAGAACAGTGACTTCAATGCGATAAACGCGGCGTGGAACACGCTGAAAGATCCCATTAGGCGCAAGCACTACGACGCCGAACTGCTGCAGTCGAAATTCCGGGCGCATAGCAACATCTACGCCACCGTTGTGTTGAGTGAAATGCAGCGGATCCAAGTGGAAATCGAAGAAGATGACGACGAGGCACCGGCACCTTCAGCTCCACCTCCCTGCCAAGCATctgaatcagaatcagaatccgAGGCGAACAAAGGGCCGGCGACAATGTGGAGCTACGCGTACGACTGCCGATGCGGCGGTCAGTATCTGTTCGATGGACCCGCAGACGATGATGAGTCACCCGAAGTGATTGTGGAGTGCAACGAGTGCTCTTTAGTGATTATTGTGAAACAAGCCGCAAGTTGTAAATAA
- the RpL13A gene encoding ribosomal protein L13A, isoform B: MTGLTNRTVVIDGRGHLLGRLASVVAKYLLQGGKVAVVRCEELNLSGHFYRNKIKFLAYLRKRCNVNPARGPFHFRAPSRIFYKAVRGMIPHKTKRGQAALARLRVFDGIPSPYDKRRRVVVPIAMRVLTLRSDRKYCQVGRLSHEVGWHYQDVIKSLERKRKAKLRVTLKHNRELKKLTVKARENIAKAAEPFNKIIKSYGYEV; encoded by the exons ATGACTGGTTTAACGAACAGG ACCGTTGTTATTGATGGTCGCGGCCATTTGCTCGGTCGCCTGGCCTCCGTGGTGGCCAAGTACCTGTTGCAGGGCGGCAAGGTGGCCGTGGTCCGCTGCGAGGAGCTGAACCTCTCGGGACACTTCTACAGGAACAAGATCAAGTTCCTGGCCTACCTGCGCAAGCGGTGCAACGTGAACCCAGCCCGTGGTCCATTCCACTTCCGTGCCCCCTCTCGCATCTTCTACAAGGCAGTCCGAG GCATGATCCCACACAAGACCAAGCGTGGCCAGGCCGCCCTCGCCCGTCTACGTGTGTTCGACGGCATCCCATCGCCCTACGACAAGCGTCGCCGCGTCGTCGTGCCCATCGCTATGCGTGTGCTGACCCTGCGCTCCGACCGCAAGTACTGCCAGGTGGGTCGCCTGTCGCACGAGGTCGGCTGGCACTACCAGGACGTGATCAAGAGCCTGGAGCGCAAGCGCAAGGCCAAGCTCCGTGTCACCCTCAAGCACAACCGCGAGCTGAAGAAGCTGACGGTCAAGGCGCGCGAGAACATCGCGAAGGCCGCCGAGCCCTTCAACAAAATCATCAAATCCTACGGCTACGAGGTTTAA
- the RpL13A gene encoding ribosomal protein L13A, isoform C — protein MTGLTNRTVVIDGRGHLLGRLASVVAKYLLQGGKVAVVRCEELNLSGHFYRNKIKFLAYLRKRCNVNPARGPFHFRAPSRIFYKAVRGKQFKLFGKLIHAT, from the exons ATGACTGGTTTAACGAACAGG ACCGTTGTTATTGATGGTCGCGGCCATTTGCTCGGTCGCCTGGCCTCCGTGGTGGCCAAGTACCTGTTGCAGGGCGGCAAGGTGGCCGTGGTCCGCTGCGAGGAGCTGAACCTCTCGGGACACTTCTACAGGAACAAGATCAAGTTCCTGGCCTACCTGCGCAAGCGGTGCAACGTGAACCCAGCCCGTGGTCCATTCCACTTCCGTGCCCCCTCTCGCATCTTCTACAAGGCAGTCCGAG GTAAGCAATTCAAACTGTTTGGGAAGCTGATCCACGCGACATGA